A genomic window from Candidatus Hydrogenedentota bacterium includes:
- a CDS encoding arsenate reductase ArsC, with protein MPQLLRVLFLCTGNSCRSQMAEGWARHLRGELIEAHSAGIETHGLNPNAVRVMAEAGVDISGHSSKNVKDLMDIPFDYVVTVCGHAHETCPMFPGRAKIVHAGFDDPPALAKGVEGEAAKLDCYRRVRDEIRAYVESLPGALERKG; from the coding sequence ATGCCCCAACTTCTCCGTGTCCTGTTTCTATGCACCGGGAACTCCTGCCGTAGCCAGATGGCTGAAGGCTGGGCGCGGCACCTCAGGGGGGAGCTCATTGAGGCGCACTCGGCGGGCATCGAAACCCACGGGCTGAACCCCAACGCCGTCCGCGTGATGGCCGAGGCGGGGGTGGACATTTCCGGGCATAGCTCCAAAAACGTCAAAGACCTGATGGACATCCCCTTTGACTATGTCGTGACCGTGTGCGGCCACGCCCATGAAACCTGTCCGATGTTTCCGGGCAGGGCAAAGATTGTGCATGCCGGATTTGACGATCCGCCCGCATTGGCGAAAGGGGTGGAGGGGGAAGCGGCGAAGTTGGACTGCTACCGCCGGGTGCGGGACGAAATCCGCGCCTATGTCGAGTCCCTTCCCGGGGCACTTGAAAGGAAAGGATGA
- a CDS encoding asparagine synthetase B, with protein sequence MCGIAGIAGRRDAALLREMTAALAHRGPDDEGFFLGDGVSLGHRRLSVIDLAAGHQPMSHADGRCQIVFNGEIYNYRELRETLLGLGHEFHTSGDTEVILAAWAEWGEACLGRLEGMFAFALWDTATQSLFLARDPVGIKPLYYA encoded by the coding sequence ATGTGCGGCATTGCGGGGATTGCGGGGCGGCGCGACGCGGCGCTCCTCCGTGAAATGACCGCGGCGTTGGCGCACCGCGGGCCGGACGATGAGGGGTTCTTTCTGGGTGACGGCGTCTCCCTGGGGCACCGCCGCCTGAGTGTCATAGACCTCGCGGCGGGACACCAGCCCATGTCCCATGCGGACGGCCGGTGCCAGATCGTGTTCAACGGGGAAATCTACAACTACCGCGAACTGCGGGAGACCCTGCTGGGTCTTGGCCATGAGTTCCACACCAGCGGCGACACCGAGGTGATTCTGGCCGCCTGGGCGGAATGGGGGGAAGCCTGCCTTGGGCGGCTGGAGGGCATGTTCGCCTTCGCCCTGTGGGATACGGCCACCCAGTCCCTGTTTCTGGCGCGGGACCCCGTGGGCATCAAGCCGCTCTATTACGCC
- a CDS encoding glycosyltransferase family 4 protein has protein sequence MLNVIHEPRDKRVYQKIAVSLAKRGHEILTIAPAPAPGADLPLPPQGGADANGIRIITIPPAPTKRARLLSMARLFRHGLREKPDVWFAPESESWVTALALKALRGGRVVMDMHEHIPTEFAKFFPAPLRPFMVWLTIRFMRLFARQTDLIILTRESFEAPWTGLFTPRVTIINTNHLVPPCAEVPERVRSLFGDRPTLIHQGVFGDIRGSWKLLEAMKAVACEMPEARCVVLGSYLYGDAGEYRRAVTAAGLDGNLLFIPTVPYDEVPAYVSAARAGLILFQPGLLNHTLAMPHKLFDYMREGRPVIAPDFALEVSRIVREGDCGILVDVTKPEAIAEAMLRLLRNPAEAERLGGNGRRLVEAKYNWQQEERVLLGAFEALEAR, from the coding sequence ATGCTCAATGTGATTCATGAGCCCCGTGACAAGCGTGTGTACCAGAAGATCGCGGTCAGTCTCGCAAAGCGCGGCCATGAAATACTCACCATCGCCCCGGCGCCCGCGCCGGGCGCGGACCTCCCCCTGCCCCCGCAGGGGGGGGCGGACGCGAACGGCATCAGGATCATCACCATACCCCCCGCGCCCACGAAACGGGCGCGGCTCCTGTCCATGGCCCGGCTTTTCCGCCACGGACTGCGCGAAAAGCCGGATGTGTGGTTTGCCCCAGAGTCCGAGTCGTGGGTGACGGCGCTGGCGCTGAAGGCGCTGCGCGGCGGCAGGGTGGTGATGGACATGCACGAGCACATCCCCACAGAGTTCGCAAAATTTTTCCCCGCTCCGCTGCGCCCGTTCATGGTGTGGCTGACCATCCGCTTCATGCGACTCTTTGCGCGGCAAACGGACCTGATTATCCTCACGCGGGAGAGTTTCGAGGCGCCCTGGACCGGACTCTTCACGCCCCGTGTCACCATCATCAACACCAACCACCTCGTGCCGCCCTGCGCGGAGGTTCCGGAACGGGTCCGCAGTCTTTTCGGCGACCGGCCCACGCTCATCCATCAGGGCGTATTTGGGGACATCCGGGGTTCCTGGAAACTGCTCGAGGCCATGAAAGCGGTAGCGTGTGAGATGCCCGAGGCGCGTTGTGTCGTGCTGGGCAGTTACCTCTACGGCGACGCGGGGGAATACCGGCGCGCGGTGACGGCGGCGGGGCTGGACGGGAACCTGCTCTTCATCCCGACCGTGCCCTATGACGAGGTTCCCGCGTATGTTTCGGCGGCGCGGGCGGGCCTGATTCTCTTTCAGCCGGGCCTGCTCAACCACACCCTGGCCATGCCGCACAAGCTCTTCGACTACATGCGCGAGGGCAGGCCGGTCATCGCGCCGGACTTTGCCCTGGAGGTCTCGCGCATCGTGCGCGAGGGGGACTGCGGCATTCTGGTGGATGTCACCAAACCGGAGGCCATTGCGGAGGCCATGCTCCGGCTTCTCCGCAACCCGGCGGAGGCGGAGCGTCTGGGCGGCAACGGCCGCCGCCTGGTGGAGGCCAAGTACAACTGGCAGCAGGAGGAGCGGGTGCTGCTGGGGGCCTTTGAAGCCCTGGAGGCGCGCTGA
- a CDS encoding cytochrome C biogenesis protein — MQELFTSLTHAVGGSPAVALAAAVAWGILSIVLSPCHLASIPLIVGFVDNQGRISTGRAFVISLLFASGILVTIGLIGAVTAAAGRMMGDVGRYGNYFVAAIFFVVGLHLLEVIPMPFSGPGQVGMKRRGLLAALLLGLIFGVALGPCTFAYMAPMLVVTFRLGATSPVYGALLLLAYGIGHCGVIVAAGTSTELVQRFLNWNGQSRGTLWVKRVCGVLVILGGLWMIYTAP, encoded by the coding sequence ATGCAGGAACTTTTCACATCACTGACCCATGCGGTCGGGGGCTCGCCCGCCGTCGCATTGGCCGCCGCCGTGGCCTGGGGAATTCTCAGCATTGTTTTGAGCCCCTGCCATCTGGCCAGCATTCCCCTAATCGTGGGGTTTGTGGACAACCAGGGACGCATATCCACCGGCCGCGCCTTCGTCATTTCACTGCTCTTTGCCTCGGGCATTCTGGTGACTATCGGGCTGATTGGCGCGGTCACGGCGGCGGCGGGGCGCATGATGGGCGATGTGGGCCGTTACGGCAACTATTTTGTCGCCGCCATTTTCTTTGTCGTCGGGCTTCACCTGCTGGAGGTCATTCCCATGCCCTTCTCCGGCCCCGGCCAGGTGGGCATGAAGCGCAGGGGGCTTTTGGCGGCGCTGCTGCTGGGGCTCATTTTCGGCGTGGCCCTGGGGCCGTGCACCTTCGCCTACATGGCGCCCATGCTGGTCGTCACGTTCCGGCTCGGGGCGACCAGTCCCGTGTACGGTGCGCTGCTGCTGCTCGCCTACGGTATTGGCCATTGCGGGGTGATCGTGGCGGCGGGCACCTCCACTGAACTGGTCCAGCGTTTTCTCAACTGGAACGGGCAGTCGCGGGGGACCCTCTGGGTGAAACGTGTCTGCGGCGTGCTGGTGATTTTGGGTGGCTTGTGGATGATTTACACGGCGCCCTGA
- the arsB gene encoding ACR3 family arsenite efflux transporter — translation MTRNNCAADERKLTNIFERYLTVWVGLCIVGGILLGRVAPGVARALDGMALHVKGAPVVSIPIAVCLFFMMYPIMVKIDFSSVVRAGKSGKPVLLTLLVNWAIKPFTMYGLSLLFLGVLFRGFIGVDAVDLVKMPFGLDLPVGAEHGAGVVVLQDGVKMLQVPLWRSYLAGCILLGIAPCTAMVLVWGYLARGNDGLTLVMVAINSLTMLVLYGVLGGFLLGVGKLPVPWQALLLSIAVYVALPLVAGYLSRKWIIGAKGEAWFKEKFLHVLTPVTIVALLATLVLLFSFKGAVILANPLTILWIAVPLFIQTVLIFLLGYGLAKLLRLRYEDAAPAAMIGASNHFEVAIATSVMLFGLSSGAALATVVGVLIEVPVMLMLVGFCKRTSGWFEG, via the coding sequence ATGACCCGGAATAATTGCGCCGCGGACGAACGGAAACTCACCAACATTTTTGAGCGCTATCTGACGGTATGGGTTGGACTGTGCATTGTTGGGGGCATTTTGCTGGGCAGGGTCGCCCCGGGAGTCGCCCGGGCGTTGGACGGCATGGCCCTCCATGTCAAAGGCGCGCCGGTCGTGTCCATCCCCATCGCGGTGTGCCTCTTTTTCATGATGTACCCCATCATGGTGAAGATAGACTTCTCCAGCGTGGTGCGCGCGGGAAAGAGCGGCAAACCCGTGCTGCTGACCCTGCTCGTGAACTGGGCCATCAAACCCTTCACCATGTACGGCCTTTCCCTGCTCTTTCTGGGCGTGCTGTTCCGGGGTTTCATCGGCGTGGACGCGGTGGACCTTGTGAAGATGCCTTTCGGGCTGGACCTGCCTGTGGGCGCTGAGCACGGGGCCGGGGTGGTGGTGTTGCAGGACGGGGTGAAAATGCTCCAGGTCCCCCTGTGGCGCAGTTATCTGGCCGGGTGCATCCTGCTTGGGATAGCGCCCTGCACGGCCATGGTGCTGGTGTGGGGCTACCTGGCGCGGGGCAACGACGGGCTGACGCTGGTGATGGTGGCCATCAATTCCCTGACCATGCTGGTGCTCTATGGTGTGCTGGGCGGTTTCCTGCTTGGCGTGGGGAAGCTCCCTGTGCCCTGGCAGGCGCTGCTGCTCTCCATCGCGGTGTATGTCGCGTTGCCGTTGGTGGCCGGATACCTGTCCCGCAAATGGATCATCGGCGCGAAGGGGGAGGCCTGGTTCAAGGAGAAATTCCTGCACGTGCTGACCCCCGTCACCATAGTCGCCCTGCTGGCCACACTGGTGCTGTTGTTCTCGTTCAAGGGCGCGGTCATACTGGCGAACCCGCTGACCATCCTCTGGATCGCCGTGCCGCTGTTCATCCAGACCGTTCTCATCTTCCTCCTCGGGTACGGGCTGGCGAAACTGCTCCGGCTGCGCTACGAGGACGCCGCCCCTGCTGCCATGATTGGCGCGTCCAACCATTTTGAGGTGGCCATCGCCACGTCGGTGATGCTCTTCGGCCTTTCCTCCGGCGCGGCCCTGGCCACAGTCGTGGGGGTGCTCATCGAGGTGCCGGTCATGCTGATGTTGGTTGGTTTCTGCAAGCGCACCTCGGGCTGGTTCGAAGGTTAG
- a CDS encoding winged helix-turn-helix transcriptional regulator encodes MDAKRKVLLDARANVIKALAHPTRLYIVEELAGGERCVCELHAGAGADFSTVSKHLSVLKNAGIVEDEKRGLQVYYRLRCPCILNFFNCVEGVLQENARRHMAMVG; translated from the coding sequence ATGGACGCGAAGAGAAAAGTGCTGCTGGACGCGCGGGCAAATGTCATCAAGGCTCTCGCGCACCCGACACGTTTATATATAGTCGAGGAACTGGCCGGGGGGGAGCGGTGCGTGTGTGAACTGCACGCCGGGGCCGGGGCGGATTTCTCCACGGTTTCCAAACATCTGTCGGTGCTAAAGAACGCCGGCATTGTGGAGGATGAGAAACGGGGACTTCAGGTCTACTACCGTCTCCGCTGTCCCTGCATCCTGAATTTCTTCAACTGCGTGGAGGGAGTCCTCCAGGAAAACGCGCGCCGCCACATGGCGATGGTGGGCTGA
- a CDS encoding putative zinc-binding protein codes for MSEEKKPCACASAPKLIFSCSGAADVGELCDHAARALTREGVGKMYCLAGVGGGVEGILANTRAAAKIVALDGCALDCARNTLEKAGMENVAHLRISDAGFAKGASPATEENLNRLLELARPLLEC; via the coding sequence ATGAGCGAGGAAAAGAAACCGTGCGCGTGCGCTTCGGCGCCGAAACTCATCTTCTCGTGCTCGGGCGCGGCGGATGTCGGGGAACTTTGCGACCATGCGGCGCGGGCGCTGACCCGCGAGGGCGTGGGAAAGATGTACTGCCTGGCCGGCGTGGGAGGGGGAGTTGAGGGCATTCTGGCAAACACCCGCGCGGCGGCGAAGATTGTCGCATTGGACGGCTGCGCCCTGGACTGCGCAAGAAACACGCTGGAAAAGGCGGGCATGGAAAATGTGGCCCATTTGCGCATTTCCGACGCGGGCTTCGCCAAGGGCGCCTCGCCGGCCACGGAGGAAAACCTGAACCGTCTGCTCGAACTGGCCCGGCCCCTGCTGGAATGCTGA
- a CDS encoding TM0996/MTH895 family glutaredoxin-like protein, whose protein sequence is MKKLQVLGTGCPKCKKLAENTETAAKEMGVEYEMEKVTDLNAIMGFGVMMTPALAVDGVVKVVGKVPEPEAIKQLLA, encoded by the coding sequence ATGAAGAAACTTCAAGTTCTGGGGACAGGATGCCCGAAATGTAAGAAACTGGCGGAGAACACCGAAACCGCCGCCAAAGAAATGGGCGTCGAATATGAGATGGAAAAGGTCACCGACCTCAACGCCATCATGGGCTTCGGCGTGATGATGACGCCCGCCCTGGCGGTGGACGGAGTCGTCAAGGTGGTGGGCAAAGTGCCGGAACCGGAAGCCATCAAGCAACTGCTCGCCTGA
- the arsM gene encoding arsenite methyltransferase, with product MEEKNADTIRAKVRDGYGAIARQGGSCCGPAKSCCGTGNADALAAGVGYAADDLASLPEGANMGLSCGNPTAIAALKQGEVVLDLGSGGGFDVFIAAQKVGPEGRAIGVDMTPDMLMRARGNVPAFRERTGLDNVEFRLGEIEHLPLADRSVDVIISNCVINLSPDKAQVWREMHRVLKPGGRVAVSDLALLQPLPRVLSEMVEALVGCVAGAVLVADTERMARDSGFADMTLTPKSGYIAQMTEWQDPLYRKIIENLPAGASLEDYVTSLEVSARKA from the coding sequence ATGGAAGAGAAAAACGCGGACACCATACGCGCAAAGGTTCGGGATGGCTACGGGGCCATCGCCCGCCAGGGCGGTTCCTGCTGCGGTCCGGCGAAATCTTGCTGCGGAACGGGCAACGCCGACGCCCTGGCGGCCGGTGTGGGCTACGCTGCGGACGACCTCGCCTCCTTGCCGGAAGGGGCCAACATGGGCCTTTCCTGCGGCAACCCCACGGCCATTGCGGCGCTCAAGCAGGGGGAGGTCGTGCTCGATTTGGGCAGCGGCGGCGGCTTTGACGTGTTCATCGCCGCGCAAAAAGTCGGCCCGGAGGGACGGGCCATCGGTGTGGACATGACGCCCGACATGCTGATGAGGGCGCGAGGGAACGTCCCCGCTTTCCGCGAGCGGACCGGGCTGGACAATGTCGAGTTTCGTCTGGGGGAAATCGAGCATCTGCCGCTTGCGGACAGAAGTGTGGATGTCATCATTTCCAACTGTGTCATCAACCTGTCGCCGGACAAGGCGCAGGTTTGGCGCGAGATGCACCGCGTGCTGAAGCCGGGCGGGCGCGTGGCCGTGTCGGACCTGGCCCTGCTCCAGCCGTTGCCGCGGGTCTTGTCGGAAATGGTCGAGGCCCTTGTCGGCTGCGTGGCCGGGGCGGTGCTCGTCGCGGACACGGAGCGCATGGCGCGGGATTCGGGATTCGCGGACATGACACTCACTCCCAAGAGCGGATACATCGCGCAAATGACGGAATGGCAGGACCCGCTTTACCGCAAGATCATCGAGAATCTCCCGGCCGGCGCTTCACTGGAAGATTATGTGACCAGTCTCGAAGTGTCCGCCCGCAAAGCATGA
- a CDS encoding Gfo/Idh/MocA family oxidoreductase, with protein MITRRTFLKTAAAAAPMIISAKAFGLDGPGANDTVNVGLIGLGGRCRDIVNTCLDIPGIRMAAVCDCFRPRVDSSVAYLAGKGVEAKGYIDFREMMEKEKLDGVMVETTTHARAWITCVAMAAGLDAYIEKPMCLTIAEGREMVNIARKYGRVTQVGTQQRSIPLNNWASDLVKNGALGKVTQVLAPDFMGPDRWAAQPGQELPEGGDEGWWDIWTNQAEFRPYHADLHRGWANWWDYDGGGRSYGVTGWGTHSYDQINRGLGTDETGPVEVELEEAVTVKPCGAFKEREISPDETGAPYYGMIKTSSGPRAKVRMKFAGGTELLLHLDGDCSPGLGAIFVGEKGRIEINRDAISSDPKELVQASDRPPTLKVQETQPHIENWMDCIKTRKRCNADIEYGQRSSSLCYLVNIVRDVGRVGETLKWDPENERFTNCDEANAMLSRPRRPGYELPA; from the coding sequence ATGATTACCAGACGCACATTCCTCAAAACCGCCGCCGCGGCGGCCCCCATGATTATTTCCGCCAAGGCCTTCGGCCTGGACGGTCCCGGCGCCAATGACACCGTCAATGTGGGGCTGATTGGCCTGGGCGGCCGCTGCCGGGACATCGTGAACACCTGTCTGGACATCCCCGGCATCCGGATGGCGGCGGTCTGCGACTGCTTCCGTCCGCGTGTGGATTCCAGTGTCGCCTATCTCGCCGGGAAAGGCGTGGAGGCCAAAGGCTACATTGACTTCCGCGAGATGATGGAGAAGGAGAAACTGGACGGGGTGATGGTGGAGACCACCACGCACGCCCGCGCCTGGATCACCTGCGTGGCCATGGCGGCTGGGCTGGACGCCTACATCGAGAAACCCATGTGCCTGACCATTGCCGAGGGCCGCGAGATGGTGAACATCGCGCGCAAGTACGGGCGGGTCACCCAGGTGGGCACCCAGCAGCGCTCGATCCCGCTGAACAACTGGGCGAGCGACCTGGTGAAGAACGGCGCGCTGGGCAAGGTCACCCAGGTGCTTGCGCCCGATTTCATGGGTCCGGACCGCTGGGCGGCGCAGCCCGGCCAGGAACTGCCCGAGGGCGGGGACGAGGGCTGGTGGGACATCTGGACAAACCAGGCGGAGTTCCGCCCCTACCACGCCGACCTGCACCGGGGCTGGGCGAACTGGTGGGACTATGACGGCGGCGGCCGTTCCTATGGCGTCACCGGCTGGGGCACGCACAGCTATGACCAGATCAACCGCGGACTGGGCACGGATGAGACCGGCCCGGTCGAGGTGGAACTGGAGGAGGCCGTGACGGTCAAACCCTGCGGCGCCTTCAAGGAGCGGGAGATTTCCCCCGACGAGACGGGCGCGCCCTATTACGGCATGATCAAGACCTCTTCGGGGCCGCGCGCCAAGGTCCGCATGAAGTTCGCCGGCGGCACGGAACTGCTGCTGCATCTGGACGGGGACTGCTCCCCCGGACTGGGCGCCATCTTTGTGGGCGAGAAGGGCCGCATCGAGATTAACCGCGACGCCATCTCCTCCGATCCGAAGGAGCTGGTGCAGGCGTCCGACCGGCCCCCGACGCTCAAGGTGCAGGAAACCCAGCCCCACATCGAGAACTGGATGGACTGCATCAAGACCCGCAAACGCTGCAACGCGGACATCGAGTACGGCCAGCGCAGCTCCTCGCTGTGCTATCTGGTGAACATCGTCCGCGATGTCGGCCGCGTTGGCGAGACCCTGAAGTGGGACCCGGAGAACGAGCGCTTCACCAACTGTGACGAGGCGAACGCCATGCTTTCGCGTCCGCGCCGTCCGGGATACGAACTGCCCGCGTAG
- a CDS encoding permease, with amino-acid sequence MNRLTKDWKPMAVIALVFTGCFFLPVGAPRFDNALREALELVRWYAREHVLLCLVPAFFIAGAIGVFISQAAVMRYLGAGANKVLAYGVASVSGTILAVCSCTVLPLFGGIYKMGAGLGPATTFLYSGPAINVLAIVMTARVLGIELGIARAVGAILFSIVIGLLMEVIFQREETEKARVQAEMPVPEAARPLWKTAAYFASMVLILVFANWGGTGDKTGVWHFLHANKWMLTSVFGAVFGVMLVAWFRVAWWRVALTVLPTVVLALAFPHLPLLAFGAASLGLVLITGTSDGEMGEWWDMSWGFAKQILPLLLAGVFVAGFLLGRPGEEGIIPSAWVNWAVGGNSLTANFLAAILGAFMYFATLTEIPILQGLLGSGMGKGPALALLLAGPALSLPSMLVIQSIMGTKKTVAYCLLVVAMSTVCGMLYGFVWS; translated from the coding sequence ATGAACCGTTTGACTAAAGACTGGAAGCCGATGGCGGTGATTGCCCTGGTCTTCACCGGCTGTTTCTTTCTTCCCGTGGGGGCGCCGCGTTTTGACAACGCCCTGCGGGAGGCCCTGGAACTGGTCCGCTGGTACGCCCGCGAGCATGTGCTTCTCTGTCTGGTGCCCGCCTTCTTCATCGCCGGAGCCATCGGTGTTTTCATCAGCCAGGCGGCGGTGATGCGCTATCTCGGCGCGGGCGCCAACAAGGTGCTGGCCTACGGCGTGGCGTCCGTGTCCGGCACGATACTGGCCGTGTGCTCCTGCACGGTGCTGCCGCTTTTCGGCGGAATCTACAAGATGGGCGCGGGGCTGGGCCCCGCCACGACATTCCTTTACTCCGGCCCCGCCATCAATGTGCTTGCCATTGTGATGACCGCACGGGTGCTGGGAATTGAACTGGGCATTGCCCGCGCCGTGGGCGCCATCCTGTTCAGCATCGTCATCGGGCTGCTGATGGAGGTGATTTTCCAGCGCGAGGAGACGGAGAAGGCGCGGGTCCAAGCGGAAATGCCCGTTCCGGAGGCGGCGCGCCCCCTGTGGAAGACGGCCGCGTATTTCGCGTCCATGGTCCTGATCCTTGTTTTCGCCAACTGGGGCGGAACCGGGGACAAAACCGGTGTGTGGCATTTCCTTCACGCCAACAAGTGGATGCTCACATCGGTTTTCGGCGCAGTTTTCGGCGTGATGCTGGTGGCCTGGTTCCGGGTGGCCTGGTGGCGGGTGGCTTTGACCGTGCTTCCCACAGTGGTCTTGGCGCTGGCCTTTCCACACCTGCCCCTGCTGGCCTTTGGCGCCGCATCGTTGGGGCTGGTTCTCATCACGGGCACCTCGGACGGAGAAATGGGCGAATGGTGGGACATGTCCTGGGGCTTTGCAAAGCAGATACTCCCCCTGCTGCTGGCGGGGGTCTTTGTCGCCGGTTTCCTGCTGGGCCGTCCCGGTGAGGAGGGCATTATCCCCTCCGCATGGGTAAACTGGGCAGTGGGCGGCAACTCACTGACCGCCAATTTCCTGGCGGCCATCCTTGGGGCCTTCATGTACTTCGCCACCCTGACCGAGATACCCATCCTTCAGGGACTGCTGGGAAGCGGGATGGGCAAGGGACCCGCATTGGCCCTGTTGCTGGCGGGTCCGGCCCTTTCCCTGCCCAGCATGCTGGTGATTCAAAGCATCATGGGCACCAAAAAAACCGTTGCCTACTGCCTGCTGGTGGTGGCCATGTCCACAGTGTGCGGCATGCTTTACGGCTTTGTCTGGTCTTAA
- a CDS encoding thioredoxin family protein: MSEAGTVNIGSSGRNITLKAGIVLLLAAAVAATLYAKQGTAPEPESSAPAVSAATDPAKPDDSEPKLPLLLDLGATKCVPCKAMAPILEELKVEQAAHFRVVFVDVWKNPDDAKKHKINLIPTQIFFDADGKELFRHEGFFGKEDILAKWRELGVSVRELPGSGH; encoded by the coding sequence ATGAGTGAGGCTGGCACAGTCAACATCGGTTCATCCGGCAGGAACATCACCCTGAAGGCGGGCATTGTCCTGCTGCTGGCTGCGGCGGTGGCCGCAACACTGTACGCCAAACAGGGAACCGCGCCGGAACCGGAAAGCAGCGCTCCGGCCGTGTCCGCCGCCACGGACCCGGCGAAACCGGATGATTCGGAGCCGAAACTTCCACTCCTGCTGGACCTTGGGGCCACCAAGTGTGTCCCCTGCAAGGCTATGGCCCCCATACTTGAGGAACTGAAGGTTGAGCAGGCCGCGCATTTCAGGGTGGTGTTTGTGGATGTCTGGAAAAATCCGGACGACGCCAAGAAACACAAGATAAACCTGATTCCCACCCAGATTTTCTTTGACGCGGACGGAAAAGAACTGTTCCGCCATGAGGGATTCTTTGGAAAGGAGGACATCCTGGCCAAGTGGCGGGAACTGGGCGTTTCGGTAAGGGAACTCCCCGGTTCAGGACACTGA
- a CDS encoding flavodoxin family protein, producing MKDTMTRRAMLAAAALGAAGTASAQAGDNAPENVLILGVSGSPRKGKTTATAMAAALEAAKGVDPRITTELIDLGGLKIAGSDGSSSSAPGGVADDFEQFLPLLKSQNLGGMMIGSPSYFRSMSSLCKAFLERLAVLRDPSLQLADLPVGALSVGSYRNGGQELVIEQILTVMLCHEAMLVGGKPKAHQGATLWNAHKDDITQDEFGMESARNLGIRVAEAALKHKGLK from the coding sequence ATGAAAGACACAATGACACGGCGTGCAATGCTGGCGGCGGCGGCCCTTGGGGCTGCCGGCACAGCCTCGGCGCAGGCAGGCGACAACGCCCCGGAAAACGTGCTTATACTGGGGGTGTCCGGAAGCCCCAGAAAGGGCAAGACCACGGCCACGGCCATGGCCGCCGCATTGGAGGCCGCCAAAGGTGTGGACCCGCGCATCACCACGGAACTCATAGATTTGGGCGGATTGAAAATCGCCGGGTCAGACGGATCCAGTTCCTCCGCCCCCGGGGGTGTCGCGGACGACTTTGAGCAGTTTCTTCCGCTGCTGAAGTCGCAGAACCTTGGCGGCATGATGATCGGCTCCCCGTCCTACTTCCGCTCCATGAGCTCGCTCTGCAAGGCGTTCCTTGAAAGGCTGGCCGTGCTGCGTGATCCGTCCCTGCAACTGGCGGACCTGCCGGTGGGCGCCCTTTCGGTCGGCTCGTACCGCAACGGCGGCCAGGAACTGGTCATCGAGCAGATTCTGACCGTGATGCTCTGTCATGAGGCCATGCTGGTCGGCGGCAAGCCCAAGGCCCACCAGGGCGCGACCCTGTGGAACGCCCACAAGGACGACATCACACAAGACGAGTTTGGCATGGAGTCCGCCCGCAACCTGGGGATTCGCGTTGCCGAGGCGGCGTTGAAGCACAAGGGATTGAAGTAA